A window from Fervidicoccaceae archaeon encodes these proteins:
- a CDS encoding Nramp family divalent metal transporter, whose amino-acid sequence MLRRGSQLKRLLVIGPATVVAVAYIDPGNFGANIQAGSKYGLSLLWVVWLSGAMAVMFQYISGKIGIVSGAGLTDIAMGQMKRRRMKLLYFIGLFIAILATDMAEFIGMAVGLHLLFKIPLTASAFLSVVDVLILFFLTEDLGKMEVLIAGLVGVVGLSYLVELAIVHASPMEIAMHSFVPSLKGGAMALTAVSIIGATVMPHAVILHSYLSAERLVREGWERDRELKHHLKETVINLGGASLVNAAIQIMSYYAYYKNGLNDIVSLDNAYYTLIPFFGSVASTIFAVALFASGLSSSMVSVLAGVKIVESYFGAPTKQWKVRLTLRLINMVPFLIAVYAGFSTMELLVYTQAILSFTLPLVLFPLTFIGRSEGIMGERKIGRALFYLSLISSIFILLINFAIPFYG is encoded by the coding sequence TTGCTGAGAAGAGGAAGTCAGCTGAAGAGATTGCTCGTAATAGGTCCTGCTACAGTAGTTGCAGTAGCCTACATAGACCCTGGAAATTTTGGAGCGAACATTCAGGCAGGATCGAAATACGGGCTCTCTCTCCTCTGGGTCGTGTGGCTGTCAGGAGCAATGGCTGTAATGTTTCAGTACATTTCTGGGAAGATAGGAATAGTTTCTGGGGCGGGACTCACAGATATTGCAATGGGTCAAATGAAGAGGAGAAGAATGAAGCTTCTCTACTTCATTGGCCTTTTTATAGCAATTCTAGCAACGGATATGGCCGAGTTCATAGGGATGGCTGTCGGTCTCCACCTCCTTTTCAAGATCCCGCTAACAGCCTCTGCTTTTCTCTCAGTCGTGGATGTTCTGATACTGTTCTTCCTAACAGAGGATTTGGGAAAAATGGAGGTTCTGATAGCAGGCCTGGTTGGAGTAGTTGGGCTAAGCTATCTTGTGGAGCTGGCAATAGTTCATGCAAGCCCAATGGAGATAGCTATGCATTCTTTTGTCCCTTCATTGAAGGGGGGAGCTATGGCGCTCACGGCAGTGAGCATAATTGGAGCGACAGTAATGCCTCATGCAGTGATTCTGCATTCATATTTGTCTGCTGAAAGGCTAGTGAGGGAGGGATGGGAAAGGGATAGAGAGCTCAAGCATCATTTGAAGGAGACTGTGATAAATTTGGGAGGAGCGAGCCTGGTGAACGCAGCTATACAGATAATGAGCTATTATGCCTACTATAAGAATGGACTGAACGATATTGTTAGCCTGGACAATGCCTACTATACGCTGATTCCGTTCTTCGGTTCAGTTGCCTCCACCATATTTGCAGTTGCCCTCTTTGCCTCAGGCTTGAGCTCATCTATGGTGAGCGTACTGGCTGGAGTGAAGATTGTGGAGAGCTATTTTGGAGCTCCAACAAAGCAGTGGAAGGTCAGGCTAACGCTCAGGCTGATAAACATGGTTCCCTTTCTAATAGCAGTGTACGCTGGCTTCAGCACCATGGAGCTCCTGGTATATACCCAGGCTATTCTCTCCTTTACTCTTCCACTGGTCCTCTTTCCTCTCACATTCATTGGAAGAAGTGAGGGGATAATGGGAGAGAGAAAGATAGGCAGAGCTCTTTTCTATCTATCTCTCATCTCCTCCATTTTCATATTGCTCATTAATTTTGCTATTCCCTTCTATGGGTGA
- a CDS encoding acetyl ornithine aminotransferase family protein, which yields MGEKSQSIIERSKKVLDSLTQDVDVLPLVPDRGEGVHLWDVDGRKYLDFSSGYAVVSLGHANQKVVDAIIKQARKLVHYPVADFYHELAAEVAEKLSSTCPGGGEKKVVYTNSGAEANEAAIKLARSSTRRGRILAFYGAFHGRTMGALSLTASKAVQQMGFFPTMPGVVHAPFPNPFRNIWKINGYEDPGELVSRAISYIEDVIFRAYPPDEFAAVFIEPIQGEGGYVVPPHTFFQELFKLARKHGILIMDDEVQMGMGRTGKMWAIENFNVIPDAIQFGKAIANGIPLGGVIHRGDFTFRQMGQHSSTFGGNLLALSAASVVIDETLKLLPNVERVGKHLGRRLTELMDEFEIIGDARGIGLARAIEIVKGDGSNSPDPRKRDDIIREALRRGLILIGCGESSIRIVPPINVDIETIDRGIDILRDSLRA from the coding sequence ATGGGGGAGAAGAGCCAGAGCATAATAGAAAGGAGCAAGAAGGTTCTTGATTCTCTAACACAGGATGTTGATGTGCTTCCTCTTGTCCCTGATAGAGGAGAGGGAGTGCATCTTTGGGATGTAGATGGGAGGAAATATCTTGACTTCTCAAGCGGCTATGCAGTTGTCAGTCTTGGACATGCTAATCAGAAAGTTGTGGATGCTATAATAAAGCAGGCTAGAAAGCTCGTTCACTATCCTGTGGCAGACTTCTATCATGAGCTAGCTGCTGAGGTTGCTGAGAAGCTCTCTTCAACTTGCCCAGGAGGAGGGGAGAAGAAGGTAGTTTACACGAACAGCGGAGCAGAGGCAAATGAGGCAGCAATAAAGCTTGCTAGGTCTTCAACGAGGAGGGGGAGGATCCTTGCTTTCTATGGGGCATTTCATGGAAGGACTATGGGAGCTCTTTCCCTGACTGCCAGCAAGGCTGTGCAGCAAATGGGCTTCTTCCCAACAATGCCTGGGGTCGTTCACGCACCTTTTCCGAATCCCTTCAGGAATATTTGGAAGATTAACGGCTACGAGGACCCTGGAGAGCTGGTGAGCAGAGCAATAAGCTACATTGAGGATGTTATATTTAGGGCATATCCTCCGGATGAGTTTGCTGCTGTATTCATAGAGCCAATACAGGGAGAAGGAGGATATGTTGTCCCTCCACACACGTTCTTCCAGGAGCTATTCAAGCTGGCAAGAAAGCATGGAATACTTATCATGGATGACGAGGTTCAGATGGGGATGGGAAGGACTGGAAAGATGTGGGCAATAGAGAACTTCAATGTCATACCAGATGCCATTCAATTCGGCAAGGCAATAGCTAATGGAATCCCTCTGGGAGGAGTCATACATAGAGGGGATTTCACGTTCAGGCAGATGGGACAGCACTCCTCAACATTTGGAGGGAATCTCCTTGCTCTCAGCGCAGCTAGTGTTGTCATAGATGAGACATTGAAGCTGCTGCCGAATGTGGAGAGGGTGGGAAAGCATCTAGGTAGAAGGCTAACAGAGCTCATGGATGAGTTTGAGATAATAGGGGATGCGAGGGGGATAGGGCTTGCAAGAGCTATAGAGATAGTTAAGGGGGATGGTTCAAATTCCCCTGACCCGAGAAAGAGAGATGATATAATAAGGGAGGCTCTGAGAAGAGGACTTATACTAATAGGATGCGGGGAGTCCTCAATAAGGATTGTCCCTCCAATCAATGTGGATATTGAAACGATAGATAGAGGTATTGATATTCTGAGGGATTCACTCAGAGCCTGA
- a CDS encoding hydroxymethylglutaryl-CoA reductase, degradative encodes MSALTGKSSRIQGFHKLTQEERLRIVREFSNLSDEEVELLRKWGSMDSKVAETMIENAISAMSYAYAIAPNFRINGREHLIPMVIEEPSVVAAASNAARLMREGEGIRSISTEPIMIGQIHLINVSNPEHKAVILLERKKEILDLANSADQVLTSLGGGAKDIEVRVLETEKGKVLTVHLLVDVRDAMGANAVNTMAEKVSPLLEDLTGGRAVLRILSNLADKRLVRVRGYIRAEEIGGREVVERIEWASSIAFADPYRAATHNKGIMNGVIAVALATGQDHRAIEAGAHAYASRTGKYLPLSRWEATPEGDLVGVLEMPLAVGTVGGTVRVHPMARLSLKILGVNSSRELAEIMGAVGLAQNLAALKALVTEGIQRGHMRLHAKSLAVMAGATYEEAEKIAEILEKEGNITYKRAKELLDSLRAGGSGKS; translated from the coding sequence ATGAGTGCACTGACTGGTAAATCATCCAGGATACAGGGATTTCACAAGCTCACCCAGGAAGAAAGGCTCAGAATAGTCAGAGAATTCTCCAATCTCTCCGATGAGGAGGTCGAGCTGCTGAGAAAATGGGGCTCCATGGACAGCAAAGTAGCAGAGACAATGATAGAGAACGCTATCAGTGCAATGTCCTATGCATATGCAATTGCGCCGAACTTCAGAATAAACGGCAGGGAGCATTTGATTCCAATGGTAATAGAGGAGCCAAGCGTCGTAGCAGCAGCATCCAATGCTGCTAGACTAATGAGGGAAGGAGAGGGCATAAGGTCAATTTCAACCGAGCCAATAATGATAGGCCAAATACACCTCATAAACGTGAGCAATCCAGAGCACAAAGCGGTTATCCTTCTCGAGAGGAAGAAGGAAATCTTGGACCTGGCAAACTCAGCAGATCAGGTTCTTACTTCTCTTGGAGGAGGAGCGAAGGACATTGAGGTCAGAGTTCTTGAAACCGAGAAGGGGAAGGTGCTAACGGTTCATCTCCTCGTTGATGTGAGGGATGCCATGGGTGCCAATGCTGTCAATACAATGGCTGAAAAAGTATCCCCATTGCTGGAAGATCTGACGGGAGGGAGGGCTGTTCTTAGAATCCTGAGCAACCTAGCTGACAAAAGACTTGTAAGAGTTAGAGGCTATATCAGAGCAGAGGAAATTGGTGGAAGAGAGGTGGTTGAGAGAATCGAGTGGGCATCATCAATAGCATTTGCAGATCCCTATAGAGCTGCTACCCACAATAAGGGAATAATGAATGGGGTCATAGCAGTTGCTCTCGCAACAGGTCAAGACCACAGGGCAATAGAGGCGGGAGCACACGCATATGCATCGAGAACTGGAAAGTACCTCCCCCTCTCCAGATGGGAGGCAACCCCAGAGGGGGATCTCGTCGGAGTTCTGGAAATGCCGCTAGCAGTTGGAACTGTTGGAGGAACTGTGAGGGTGCATCCGATGGCAAGGCTCTCCTTAAAGATCCTTGGAGTCAATTCTTCCAGAGAGCTGGCAGAAATAATGGGGGCAGTTGGGCTGGCACAGAACCTCGCTGCTCTCAAGGCCCTTGTGACCGAGGGCATACAGAGGGGGCACATGAGGCTTCATGCAAAGAGCCTCGCTGTTATGGCAGGAGCAACATATGAGGAGGCAGAGAAAATCGCGGAAATTTTGGAGAAGGAAGGAAACATTACCTACAAGAGGGCAAAGGAGCTGCTTGACTCCCTAAGAGCTGGAGGAAGCGGAAAATCCTAA
- a CDS encoding DEAD/DEAH box helicase — protein sequence MEIMKVLDSRASLEADGYTLITRIDPPVEPRRIASSFSDLFPELSNGSDEISRRLASANPYEHQLEAIDALSSGMNLIMISGTGSGKTEAWALPALRMSAQRRNFKAIVMYPTLALAEDQIKRISSYAKTFSVEVLRLDSPTKEEIRKAEGTGGIRRKIARSSILLTNPSYLMSELKKYMIERDKSLLEPFFSSVNLIVLDEFDFYDPRSISLLLGMLQLISDSAEEKPQIAILTATLSNPDELGEYLKSITGRGYKIVRGEAFHVENRVHVVMGKNLRAIWEELRKKRGEIFKKMRESGIREEKEIAEALESFEAFEERSYKVLSYIEALGVPVPSIGLDIVEILQRYLDDDGLTIVFTRSINRAEEIGRTLRMRLGDSDLRVSTHHHLISKERRKEIEEKARKGEMKIIISPRTLSQGIDIGKVIRIVHVGLPDSVREFKQREGRKGRRAGIPFTETVIIPFGSWDRELLSRGFDALDKWLSLPLEKTMVNPRNLYQKLFTGIVKLMTTWYRKNELTELEEEALRRAGIIGERGLNRKRLEYIWKRMNFYEFSLPYGIKRAIEEEKGLRLLEPIGFCDLVELFQRGCFDYSNDSIVYSHRIIEKGRGVTAVIEKRIKDVNFWEDESFARAMEEYMETKYRWGEEPSFMKDLSHGFLTSRVVLTVYPPRNGFGQLVKIPDKVLWIASSSKPKVFTVKGKTIISRSKRPIEVPVEVHGRYSDFTYGYIYEVDERLDERLIRLGLALIIIVLRRAESIPLNLLEYGIVTVGGKKMFDLHESASAGFIENFDWLSFKEKVRNYVPDDLDMILLNEIDELAYADFIELGFDWDSVKQYAEKILEYLNQGRTMEVLISGSLARIPRPSRDLKIVSLDALIEPVEGGERPFLYLVAMSYFDGESAEAHASITPIAPGLKPDEALKRYENELEDMISYGEFKLLIPSESIGKALLSMGLRRLPQTAERSGIDVMKQIERAISPPSLEPYMALAKSIYGNTLSEASLESVLEIVQKIKKGEYSKLLSDEEQKIEAYMKLRAIALYLAYLHSSTLPEENHP from the coding sequence ATGGAAATTATGAAGGTTCTGGATTCCAGAGCATCTCTGGAGGCAGACGGCTACACGTTAATAACGAGAATAGATCCTCCAGTTGAGCCCAGAAGGATAGCTTCCTCTTTCTCAGATCTCTTTCCAGAGCTCTCAAACGGAAGCGATGAAATTTCCAGAAGGCTGGCATCAGCAAACCCCTATGAGCACCAGCTGGAAGCCATTGATGCTCTGTCTTCCGGTATGAATCTCATCATGATCTCTGGAACTGGCTCAGGAAAAACTGAGGCATGGGCCCTTCCAGCGCTCAGGATGTCTGCTCAGAGAAGAAACTTCAAGGCAATAGTAATGTACCCTACGCTTGCTCTAGCGGAGGACCAAATAAAGAGAATATCATCCTATGCCAAAACATTTTCAGTCGAGGTACTGAGGCTGGATTCCCCAACGAAAGAGGAGATCAGAAAGGCTGAGGGAACAGGAGGAATAAGAAGGAAAATAGCTAGAAGCAGCATACTTCTGACAAATCCTTCCTATCTCATGAGCGAGCTCAAGAAGTACATGATAGAGAGGGACAAGAGCCTTCTCGAGCCTTTCTTCAGCTCAGTCAACCTCATTGTGCTCGACGAATTCGACTTCTATGATCCGAGGAGCATTAGCCTCCTTCTCGGAATGCTGCAGCTGATTTCAGATTCTGCCGAGGAGAAACCACAAATTGCCATTCTGACAGCCACCCTATCGAATCCTGATGAGCTCGGGGAGTATTTGAAGAGCATTACAGGCAGAGGCTACAAAATTGTAAGAGGAGAGGCATTCCACGTTGAGAACAGAGTGCATGTAGTGATGGGGAAGAACCTAAGAGCTATTTGGGAGGAGCTAAGAAAGAAGAGGGGCGAGATCTTTAAGAAGATGAGGGAGAGCGGGATAAGGGAAGAAAAAGAAATAGCTGAGGCCCTTGAGAGCTTTGAGGCCTTCGAGGAGAGATCCTACAAGGTGCTGAGCTACATTGAGGCCCTCGGAGTTCCCGTGCCATCAATTGGTCTGGACATCGTTGAGATACTCCAGAGATACCTGGATGATGATGGCTTGACAATCGTTTTCACCAGGAGCATAAACAGGGCTGAGGAGATAGGAAGGACTCTCAGGATGAGGCTGGGGGATAGCGATCTGCGCGTCTCAACCCATCACCACCTCATATCTAAGGAGAGAAGAAAAGAAATAGAGGAGAAGGCCAGAAAGGGCGAGATGAAAATAATTATTTCTCCTAGGACCCTATCCCAGGGAATTGACATTGGAAAGGTAATTAGAATAGTTCACGTCGGTCTTCCAGACAGCGTTAGGGAGTTCAAGCAGAGAGAGGGGAGAAAGGGAAGGAGGGCTGGAATACCATTCACCGAGACAGTAATTATTCCGTTTGGAAGCTGGGACAGGGAGCTCCTGTCGAGAGGCTTTGACGCTCTCGATAAATGGCTATCGCTTCCTCTGGAGAAAACTATGGTTAATCCAAGGAACCTCTACCAGAAGCTCTTCACCGGAATCGTTAAGCTCATGACAACCTGGTACAGGAAAAATGAGCTAACTGAGCTTGAAGAGGAGGCTCTGAGAAGGGCTGGAATCATAGGAGAGAGAGGTCTGAACAGAAAGAGACTAGAGTACATATGGAAAAGAATGAACTTCTATGAGTTCTCCCTTCCATATGGAATAAAGAGAGCAATTGAGGAAGAGAAGGGATTGAGACTGCTTGAGCCAATAGGCTTCTGCGACCTCGTTGAGCTCTTTCAAAGAGGATGCTTCGACTACTCAAATGATTCCATTGTATATTCGCACAGAATAATAGAGAAGGGAAGGGGGGTAACAGCAGTCATTGAGAAGAGGATCAAGGACGTGAACTTCTGGGAGGATGAGTCCTTTGCTAGGGCCATGGAAGAATACATGGAGACTAAGTACAGATGGGGGGAAGAGCCCTCCTTCATGAAGGATCTTTCCCACGGATTTTTAACCTCTAGAGTTGTCTTAACCGTCTATCCTCCAAGAAATGGCTTTGGCCAGCTGGTAAAGATTCCAGATAAGGTCCTATGGATAGCCTCATCATCCAAACCAAAAGTCTTCACTGTAAAGGGAAAAACGATTATCTCTCGAAGCAAGAGGCCCATAGAGGTTCCCGTAGAGGTTCATGGCAGATACTCAGATTTCACATATGGCTACATCTACGAAGTTGATGAACGGCTTGATGAGAGACTGATCCGGCTGGGTCTAGCCCTCATTATTATAGTGCTTAGAAGAGCAGAGAGCATACCGTTGAATCTTCTAGAATATGGAATAGTCACTGTTGGAGGAAAGAAGATGTTCGATCTCCATGAGAGTGCTAGTGCTGGTTTCATAGAGAACTTTGACTGGCTCTCATTCAAGGAGAAGGTGAGAAATTACGTACCAGATGACCTCGACATGATCCTCCTCAACGAGATAGATGAGCTAGCCTATGCAGATTTCATTGAGCTTGGCTTCGACTGGGACTCCGTGAAGCAGTATGCCGAAAAGATACTCGAGTACTTGAACCAGGGCAGGACAATGGAGGTGCTCATATCAGGAAGCCTTGCGAGGATACCGAGGCCTTCCAGGGATCTGAAGATCGTCTCTCTCGATGCCCTAATTGAGCCCGTAGAGGGTGGAGAAAGGCCTTTTCTCTATCTAGTAGCAATGTCTTACTTCGATGGAGAGAGCGCCGAGGCGCATGCAAGCATAACACCAATAGCCCCCGGATTGAAGCCTGACGAAGCTCTGAAGAGATATGAAAACGAGCTTGAGGACATGATCAGCTATGGAGAGTTCAAGCTTCTCATCCCATCCGAGAGCATTGGAAAAGCGCTTCTCTCCATGGGTCTCAGAAGACTTCCCCAGACAGCAGAGAGGTCTGGAATAGATGTCATGAAGCAGATTGAGAGAGCAATCTCCCCGCCAAGCCTTGAGCCCTACATGGCCCTCGCAAAGAGCATCTATGGCAATACCCTTTCTGAAGCATCCCTCGAAAGCGTCCTCGAAATAGTTCAGAAGATAAAAAAGGGAGAATATTCGAAGCTGCTCAGCGATGAGGAGCAGAAAATAGAGGCATATATGAAGCTGAGAGCCATAGCTCTTTACCTTGCATATCTTCATTCATCAACCCTGCCAGAGGAAAATCACCCATAG
- the speB gene encoding agmatinase has protein sequence MSWRLRLERGKTFANFSSSRDRTKISIIGAPLDISNSHAPGTMYAPDEIRKIAESLEWYSFISERDLTEFGLHDEGNLVLYPGEIGKSIDLISEALSDLRGEGRIPFLLGGEHTVSIASSRIVSGDCLVIVFDAHLDLRDEYLGSYVNHATAMRRLWERSGSPKFAFIGTRAVSPEELEFARKEGMEIFTSRTIWKYGSSEAVKRINRMIEEAKCVYISFDMDVVDPGFAPGVGTPEPLGLEPNAVAGMLVSLVGEKLIGFDMVEVNPMRDCGEATSALAAKLIIEAIIKYEISRKAK, from the coding sequence ATGAGCTGGAGGCTGAGGCTGGAGAGGGGAAAAACCTTTGCCAACTTCTCATCTTCAAGAGATAGAACAAAGATAAGCATCATCGGAGCTCCTCTTGATATATCGAACTCGCATGCTCCTGGGACAATGTATGCTCCTGACGAGATAAGAAAAATAGCTGAGAGCCTAGAATGGTATTCCTTCATTTCTGAGAGAGATCTAACTGAGTTTGGTCTGCATGATGAGGGGAACCTCGTTCTCTATCCAGGAGAAATTGGAAAAAGCATTGATCTCATATCCGAGGCCCTCTCTGATTTGAGAGGAGAGGGAAGGATACCTTTTTTGCTTGGTGGAGAGCACACTGTGAGCATAGCTTCTTCGAGAATTGTTTCTGGGGATTGTCTGGTAATAGTTTTCGATGCCCATCTTGACTTAAGGGATGAATATCTGGGTTCCTATGTGAATCACGCAACTGCTATGAGGAGGCTGTGGGAGCGATCAGGATCTCCAAAGTTCGCATTTATTGGAACCAGGGCTGTCTCTCCAGAGGAGCTGGAGTTTGCAAGGAAGGAGGGGATGGAAATATTCACAAGCAGGACTATATGGAAGTATGGATCATCGGAGGCCGTGAAGAGGATAAATAGGATGATCGAGGAAGCGAAATGCGTTTACATATCATTTGACATGGATGTAGTAGATCCAGGCTTTGCTCCAGGTGTTGGTACCCCGGAGCCCCTAGGGCTAGAGCCAAATGCTGTTGCAGGAATGCTTGTATCATTGGTTGGGGAAAAGCTAATTGGGTTCGATATGGTCGAGGTCAATCCCATGAGAGACTGCGGAGAGGCAACAAGCGCTCTGGCTGCAAAGCTAATAATAGAAGCTATAATTAAGTATGAGATCAGCAGGAAAGCTAAATAG
- a CDS encoding cyclic 2,3-diphosphoglycerate synthase, with product MTERRNVVILGAAGRDFHNFNVFFRNNPQYRVVAFTSTQIPGIENRTYPPELAGPLYPNGIPIYPEERLEEILDAFSVDIVVFSYSDVSHEHVMHLASIAHKHGADFWLLGPKSVMLKSSKPVIAVTAVRTGSGKSQTSRKVAQILKEFGYKVAVIRHPMPYGDLRNQAVQRFSSLKDLDEAKVTIEEREEYEPHILRGNVVYAGVDYEKILRMAESESDIIIWDGGNNDFPFIKPDLWIAVADPLRAGHELTYHPGETCFRSADVIVINKIDSAGLERIELVRENIRKYNSRAIVIEAASPIFAENYEMIRGKRVLIIEDGPSLTHGGMNFGAGYVAARKFGAGEIVDPKPFAVGSIKRTFEQYPHLKGILPAMGYGEQQIKELEETVNASDADLVIIATPVNLGRILKINKPHVRVTYELQEIGRPTLKDVIEDFLSRKKK from the coding sequence TTGACCGAGAGAAGAAACGTCGTCATACTAGGAGCAGCCGGGAGAGATTTCCATAACTTCAACGTTTTCTTCAGAAACAATCCTCAGTACAGAGTCGTGGCATTCACATCCACGCAGATTCCTGGAATAGAGAACAGGACATATCCTCCTGAGCTAGCCGGACCACTATATCCAAATGGGATTCCAATTTATCCAGAAGAGAGGCTCGAGGAAATCCTGGATGCCTTCAGCGTGGACATAGTTGTCTTTTCATATTCCGATGTATCTCATGAGCATGTCATGCACTTAGCTTCAATCGCCCACAAGCACGGCGCCGACTTCTGGCTTCTTGGACCGAAGAGCGTAATGCTCAAGTCATCGAAGCCTGTCATAGCTGTAACAGCAGTTAGAACTGGAAGCGGAAAGAGCCAGACCTCGAGGAAAGTAGCCCAAATTCTTAAGGAATTTGGATATAAAGTAGCAGTAATAAGGCATCCCATGCCGTATGGGGATCTGAGGAATCAAGCTGTGCAGAGGTTCTCCAGCCTAAAGGATCTTGACGAGGCAAAGGTAACAATAGAGGAAAGAGAGGAGTACGAGCCCCACATCTTGAGGGGAAACGTTGTCTATGCTGGGGTGGACTACGAGAAAATATTGCGGATGGCTGAGAGCGAGAGCGACATCATAATATGGGATGGAGGGAACAACGACTTTCCCTTCATAAAACCCGATCTCTGGATAGCAGTAGCAGACCCCCTCAGAGCAGGCCACGAGCTCACATACCATCCTGGAGAAACGTGCTTCCGAAGTGCAGATGTCATAGTAATAAACAAAATTGATAGTGCTGGCCTCGAGAGGATTGAGCTCGTCAGAGAGAACATTAGGAAATACAATTCAAGAGCAATCGTCATTGAAGCAGCATCTCCGATCTTCGCTGAGAACTATGAAATGATTAGGGGGAAGAGAGTCCTAATAATAGAGGACGGCCCAAGCCTGACGCATGGAGGAATGAACTTCGGTGCAGGCTATGTTGCTGCGAGAAAATTTGGAGCGGGAGAGATAGTTGATCCAAAGCCATTTGCCGTGGGAAGCATAAAGAGAACTTTTGAGCAGTATCCTCACCTCAAAGGCATACTTCCAGCAATGGGCTATGGAGAGCAGCAGATAAAAGAGCTCGAAGAAACCGTAAATGCCTCAGATGCTGACCTCGTTATCATAGCAACTCCAGTGAACCTTGGAAGAATACTAAAGATAAACAAGCCCCATGTCAGAGTTACTTACGAGCTTCAGGAAATTGGAAGGCCCACTCTCAAGGATGTAATTGAGGATTTCCTCTCTCGAAAAAAGAAATAG
- a CDS encoding AEC family transporter has protein sequence MEAALAISLLFSLMILGSIFRAYFSSRSWFEKFSKGLISFIYWLLVPLTFIDTFSSRGLSKDLVLPLASSTLLIIIVWVIVKVLKIADEKSIERGVILNSTIQNNLFVGFPVLFSLYGDATMSIYFGFVAFVLVILVPDLMGRGNFYLLAFLKNPVIIGMAIGLFIHYTSPELSSYISTYFFWVPSFLSYLSIFATGLALRMDPEPIKKYKSEVIATTVFKFILNPAVNLLLLSFFSLPHLYRNEVIILSFMPPASLNTVMAMRYNWRPDFVASSSFLLTVVSLPIVLLVYHML, from the coding sequence ATGGAGGCTGCTCTAGCGATCTCGCTCCTCTTCTCTCTAATGATTCTCGGCTCCATATTCAGGGCCTACTTCTCTAGCAGGAGCTGGTTCGAAAAATTCTCCAAAGGACTCATAAGCTTCATCTACTGGCTTCTCGTGCCTCTCACCTTCATAGATACTTTCTCATCGAGAGGTCTGTCGAAGGACTTAGTTCTTCCTCTAGCATCATCTACGCTTCTCATCATAATAGTATGGGTAATAGTAAAGGTGCTGAAAATAGCTGATGAAAAGAGCATAGAGAGGGGAGTAATACTAAACAGCACAATTCAGAACAACCTGTTTGTTGGCTTTCCCGTGCTCTTTTCCCTATATGGAGATGCTACAATGTCCATTTACTTTGGATTCGTGGCCTTTGTTCTCGTCATACTAGTTCCTGACCTCATGGGAAGGGGGAATTTCTATTTGTTAGCATTTCTCAAGAATCCCGTAATAATTGGAATGGCCATCGGTCTGTTCATTCACTATACTTCTCCAGAACTGTCCTCATACATATCAACATATTTCTTCTGGGTTCCATCCTTTCTCTCCTATCTTTCCATATTTGCAACAGGCTTGGCACTCCGCATGGATCCCGAGCCAATAAAGAAGTACAAAAGTGAAGTGATTGCTACCACTGTCTTCAAGTTCATTCTAAATCCAGCAGTCAACTTGCTCCTTCTGTCTTTCTTCTCTCTTCCCCACCTCTACAGAAACGAGGTAATCATTCTATCATTCATGCCTCCAGCCAGTCTGAACACTGTTATGGCAATGAGATACAACTGGAGGCCAGACTTCGTTGCATCCTCATCATTTCTCCTCACAGTAGTGAGCCTACCCATTGTTCTCCTTGTCTACCACATGCTATAG